A section of the Bradyrhizobium oligotrophicum S58 genome encodes:
- a CDS encoding helix-turn-helix transcriptional regulator, translating into MHEPDRIIRLKTVLARTGLSRSTIYRKIAEGTFPAQLRISTNGSGWHESDINRWIADPAGWPSKGELDEAWRSR; encoded by the coding sequence GTGCACGAACCAGATCGTATCATCCGTCTGAAAACCGTCCTCGCCAGGACCGGGCTGTCCCGTTCCACCATCTACCGCAAGATCGCCGAGGGCACGTTTCCGGCTCAGCTCAGGATCAGCACCAACGGGAGCGGCTGGCATGAATCGGACATCAACCGCTGGATCGCAGATCCAGCCGGATGGCCTTCGAAGGGCGAGCTAGATGAAGCCTGGCGAAGTCGGTGA